Below is a genomic region from Rouxiella chamberiensis.
CTCGACGTCACAACCGATGTTGTTTTCGGCACAGAAATCCAGCATTTCCTGAGTCTCTGCGATACCGCCAATCAGGGAACCCACGAGGCTCTTGCGGCCACCGATCAGTTTACCTGCGTGAACGGCAGGCTCGACCGGCTCGATAAGCCCCACCAGAATGTGCACACCGTTGACTTTCAGCGTATCAAGGTACGGGTTCAGGTCGTGCTGATGCGGAACGGTGTCGAGGATGAAGTCGAAATGGTTTTTAACGTCAGCCATTTGTTTTTCATCGGTAGACAGCACCACGTGGTTTGCACCCAGGCGACGTGCTTCCTGCTCTTTACCGGCAGAGCGGGTAAACAGCGTAACGTCTGCGCCCATGGCGTGAGCAAATTTCAGACCCATGTGGCCCAGACCGCCCAAACCTACGATAGCGACCTTGTGGCCCGGCTTCACGCCCCAATGCTTAAGCGGCGAGTACGTGGTGATACCGGCACACAGCAGCGGTGCCGCGGCCTTGAAGTCCAGCGCTTCAGGGACGCGCAGCACG
It encodes:
- a CDS encoding NAD(P)-dependent alcohol dehydrogenase, producing the protein MTLNVRGFAAQSAETELAPHTFVRRDPRDTDVVIDIKYCGVCHSDIHQARNEWHQSVYPLVPGHEIIGYVTHVGAKVTQFKVGDSVGVGCMVDSCKACSSCKADLEQYCEEGPTMTYNSLDRHDGMMTYGGYSEQIVVSEKFVLRVPEALDFKAAAPLLCAGITTYSPLKHWGVKPGHKVAIVGLGGLGHMGLKFAHAMGADVTLFTRSAGKEQEARRLGANHVVLSTDEKQMADVKNHFDFILDTVPHQHDLNPYLDTLKVNGVHILVGLIEPVEPAVHAGKLIGGRKSLVGSLIGGIAETQEMLDFCAENNIGCDVEMINMDQINEAYTRMLNSDVKYRFVIDMESLKNA